A window of the Tiliqua scincoides isolate rTilSci1 chromosome 5, rTilSci1.hap2, whole genome shotgun sequence genome harbors these coding sequences:
- the CRYGN gene encoding gamma-crystallin N has translation MSQYSGKIIFYEGKSFTGRKLEVSGSCDNFQDWGFTNRVNSICVQSSAWVCFGHPDFRGQQYILEHGEYPDFYRWNGHNDRMGSCKPVGMHGEHYRIEVFEGRHFSGRSQEFTGDCSFLQRQGWAKKWINAIKVYGDGAWVLYEEPNYRGQMYIVERGDYSSCNEWQAHSPSVQSIRRVINYF, from the exons ATGTCTCAGTATTCAGGAAAA ATCATTTTCTATGAGGGCAAATCCTTCACAGGCAGGAAGCTGGAAGTTTCAGGGTCCTGCGATAACTTCCAAGATTGGGGCTTCACGAACCGAGTCAATTCTATCTGTGTGCAGAGCAGTGCCTGGGTCTGCTTTGGTCACCCAGACTTCCGAGGACAACAGTACATCCTGGAACATGGGGAGTATCCAGACTTCTACCGTTGGAATGGGCACAATGATCGAATGGGATCCTGCAAGCCCGTTGGAATG CATGGCGAACATTATCGGATTGAAGTATTTGAGGGAAGACATTTCAGTGGTCGCAGTCAAGAATTCACAGGAGATTGTTCTTTCTTGCAAAGGCAGGGTTGGGCCAAGAAGTGGATCAATGCCATCAAGGTCTATGGGGATGGAGC ATGGGTGTTGTATGAGGAACCTAATTATCGTGGCCAGATGTACATAGTTGAGAGAGGTGACTATAGTAGCTGTAATGAATGGCAAGCTCACAGTCCAAGTGTCCAGTCAATCCGAAGAGTCATCAACTATTTTTAA